GCTCTACTGTGATATTTCATGAACTCTTTGCCTATTAATACATTGAGATACAAGATTCATCTTCTCCCTGTCCAGACTTTGATATCAACACATAGCTAGATTTGCTGCCAAGATGCCAAACTCCATAAATCTATATCCATTTGGCCAGGTCTTTATTTATTGAGATGCAGTAACTTTGGTGAAGTTGAGGAGCAGAAGAGGTTCACCAGCTTACCATATCGATCATTGATCAATTCCGACTTGGAATTTTAAATTGTCAAGTTCGGCTCAACTAGCACGCCGTGTATAATACTTCTTATATTAGCTTCGGAATTGCTATACTCATCGTCTTTCAGATAGAAAAGATGTGTACCGCAAGCTAAATTGAGAGCACGCATAAGGACAGGCATAGGGATTGGTACCATTGGTCGAAGgcattcttgatttatattcATCCATGCTTTGGTGACTTGGTTTCCGAGTTCAGCAAAAGCTTCCTCCTTTGAGGCACCATTTTCATTCATATAACATTCCACTGCCGTGGGTTTCTTTTCAAACTGCATATTAGAGGTTGATAAAATTAGGATTTAAATATAGGGGTGATAAATACATAGTActcaagaattaaatttttttttggcaattgcaatcactaaatttttaaaaatggcCAAAATTTGTTGATGTGTACAAATCTAGAATATCtttttgaaaatcaagaaaaaactCATGGAGCAAGTTTTAAAAACAACCTACTGCATAAGAACTaacattgaaaaaaaattgtctaaaataaaatttgaatttatattatgtaaattgaaaaaaaaattatataatttaaattaaaaaaacggCCCTTTCTGGTGGGTCAATTTTTTGGCTAagttatattacataaaataataatttatttttcataattataatcatatataaaacactAAATTTAtgtacttatatttttatgtatcgataatacatttaaattgatattcttttcttttatttcttgcttttttttaaactcatgtatacattatatattttattttaatttataatacattttaaaatgtgtaagattatttattataataatgcaTGGACGTCATGTCACGACAGgtagtataaaatataaactcaaaatttatttttgtggcaGAGGAGAGACAAAAAATGTCTAGTAAGTAAAAAGAATCccacatgaaaatattttttcccttttttcccCATATCATTACTTGGCAggaattttttcatataagcTCTTGTGGcagaatagaaaaagaaaatatcttaGTGGGCAgttgatttttcattaaattttcatgccaaaaaaaaaaaaaaaaactcttatATTTGTccatataatcaatttttgttcACATTTAAAAATTCGCAGGCTAGTGTCATgcatttgaaagaaaaaaattaattttgaaatactaTTTACCACCCCTATATTTTAGGATCCTTATTTTGACAACCCCAAATATGGGgcgtatatataattaacccttaattGGCATAATATGTCCAAGAAATTAAGTGTAAATTGAGTGTGGAATTTGTGTTAATTAATCTCTTACCCCGTGTCCTGCCAAGTCATTGGCTAATCTACCAATTATTGAAGATGCACGTACAAGCACTGGCTCACTTGTAATCCAATCAAAGTCTTTCTTTGTTACTAGATTTCCCATACCAACCAAGGATGTTGTTAACAACATCATATAAGTAGAACTTACGATGGCCACCTTCATATATTCCTCCATCCTCGGCATATACCTATTGTAAGACCATTTTGCCTCTTCTATGTATGTCTTCACCAATTTTTTCATCtgcaaaattgaaatagaaatcGACAAcgaatataaatgtaaatggTTCAATTAGttagatattatatatatatatgtatatatacctCTTCTTTTGCATATTGGATACGATAAGATTCGTCtgtctttttcagttcattttccatttcaatATACACATCTGAAAGGGCTTCATAACATATTCTCATGTATGACGGCAACTGCTCCAAGGCATGAACATCCCATCTACATAGCGGCGgtaaaagaaggaaaatttaATTGTCATATCAAAATATTCACAGTTCTATTATGCCAAGTAAAATAGTATAGTTTTTAAGAAAGACTCAGAATGTGACCTTTGAATGAGATCTGTAAAAAGCTGAAGATCATCTAATGTTCCATAAACATCATAAATATCGTCAAGAATGGAAGTCATGTTGAGGATTTTGGTTAGCATTCTTCTGGCAATATGGTAATGAGGCTCAAAGTAGACTTCCATTGCCCAAAAGTAGCATTCCACCACCCTATCTCTTGCAAAAGGCAATTTATTTGCAAAATCTAAATCCTTCCACCACCTACAATATTTACACATTTCATTGTTGTATAGTATAGTATCTATGAATTTGCTTATGTTAAGACAAGTATAGCAGTACCTTGTAATATCGCTGAGCTCTTTCTGATGCGTCTTTTGTATAATGTTAAAGtccaattttgcaaaattcagTAGTATCTCAGAATGTGATACATTTTGTTGGTATATGGAAATGAATTTCTTAGCTCCCACTCTGTTAGAACTCTTGAGAATTGGGATCTTGAGGGATTCTTTAACTTGTGTAGAAAGAGAACTGTTCATGTTTGAGAGTGAAGACTCAAGATTGGAGGAGGAGAACTCCAATGCTTTCTCAAGAATTTTCTCCCCAGCTATTCTGAACTGTGCTGCCTCAAATAACTCTAACATCCCTTCGACATTTTTTATCAGTGATACCTTGAAATTTCCTTCACCGTCtatgaatttgttgaaaatGTCTGATATAAAAAGGCAAAACACAATTTTAGAATAGAGAATCCATACTAGAAAATTCCAGtttcaaaaaatcattatacTCGTGAATGTCTTAGAGTTAATGCTTACCACATGAGACAGGATAACCATGTTGTCTGAGTAAACGAAATCGAAGAGCAACAATACGAAGATCATTGTCTTTGCTACTATACTCTAAGTAAGTGTCGTGTGTGAACTGTAAGAATTTGTcgatttcttcttcaaaatgATAACCAACGCCAAGGCGTTGAATTGCATCAATGAGTTCTAATTTGTGATACAAATGATCTGGCGTCCAGGCCAACACCTTCCGCACCATTTCCTTTTGTCTTCGAAGTTCTTCCTCTTCGGTAGCAGAAATTTCCTGTACAAAACATAGTTTTGTTTATAACAATCTATTTAATTCGTGCTTCTCAAATTAATGTAGAAACAAAAGCTAATTTTGTACCATAGAAACATAAGCCAAGAAATAATCTCCCCAAACGCTAGGATGATATTTGACTGATCGACGAACATCGTCTTGATCAACTTTCTcaatcaaaattgaagaatgTGAAGAATCAAATTCCATTTTACTtatgtttttgttaattttcttttgtgttgtGCTCTTGtgtcaatttaaaatagtgtatatataaggAGTTGCGGTGACCGACTTGgacaaaatttataactaGTGAAAAAACTTTTGTCACGTGTTTGAACTTTAGACGGGCGGGTAACAACATTCTTTATGATGTGCATACATAAATTGATGTGAATAAAGATCAcatcaatttattgtaaattacaactattattattgtataatttatttttattatcaacaTAAAATACTAGGTTTATCTTTGAACGCACACGAAATTCCGAATTGAGATTTAACAACAATATTCtatattgtataatttatttttttgtgtacgataaaaaatatacaaagaaaaaaattattatatatagtgattTTACTGGATTCCCTATCATAACTCTTACAAGAATTTTCTGTTCATGTTCGTTTTcatattcttgtttttctttctcctgaattattatcaaataaaattactgaattataataatagatagACAAAACTTCTTAATATGATTTAT
This genomic window from Sesamum indicum cultivar Zhongzhi No. 13 linkage group LG12, S_indicum_v1.0, whole genome shotgun sequence contains:
- the LOC105174803 gene encoding germacrene-D synthase encodes the protein MEFDSSHSSILIEKVDQDDVRRSVKYHPSVWGDYFLAYVSMEISATEEEELRRQKEMVRKVLAWTPDHLYHKLELIDAIQRLGVGYHFEEEIDKFLQFTHDTYLEYSSKDNDLRIVALRFRLLRQHGYPVSCDIFNKFIDGEGNFKVSLIKNVEGMLELFEAAQFRIAGEKILEKALEFSSSNLESSLSNMNSSLSTQVKESLKIPILKSSNRVGAKKFISIYQQNVSHSEILLNFAKLDFNIIQKTHQKELSDITRWWKDLDFANKLPFARDRVVECYFWAMEVYFEPHYHIARRMLTKILNMTSILDDIYDVYGTLDDLQLFTDLIQRWDVHALEQLPSYMRICYEALSDVYIEMENELKKTDESYRIQYAKEEMKKLVKTYIEEAKWSYNRYMPRMEEYMKVAIVSSTYMMLLTTSLVGMGNLVTKKDFDWITSEPVLVRASSIIGRLANDLAGHGFEKKPTAVECYMNENGASKEEAFAELGNQVTKAWMNINQECLRPMVPIPMPVLMRALNLACGTHLFYLKDDEYSNSEANIRSIIHGVLVEPNLTI